From a region of the Lactuca sativa cultivar Salinas chromosome 4, Lsat_Salinas_v11, whole genome shotgun sequence genome:
- the LOC111915245 gene encoding uncharacterized protein LOC111915245: MVSSSQSTRSMSGVKKSNSGPSRTCYYGVIAPLKIPTSEKNPGRRYFGYRYWPNEVEDCGYFEWYDGEVSPWYKELLFEVMAKNKKTTGQGKRNPHHGEIRLMNIFRVMIGLLVILVVMVGN, encoded by the coding sequence ATGGTGTCTTCATCTCAATCAACTAGATCAATGAGTGGGGTAAAAAAGTCAAACAGCGGTCCCTCTAGGACGTGCTACTATGGAGTAATTGCCCCCTTGAAGATACCAACGAGTGAGAAGAATCCTGGAAGAAGATACTTTGGGTACAGGTACTGGCCTAATGAAGTTGAAGATTGTGGCTACTTTGAATGGTATGACGGTGAAGTAAGTCCATGGTACAAGGAACTTCTGTTTGAAGTTATGGCAAAGAATAAAAAAACCACTGGACAGGGAAAAAGGAACCCTCATCATGGTGAAATAAGATTGATGAATATTTTTAGGGTTATGATTGGTTTGCTTGTTATTTTAGTAGTCATGGTAGGAAATTAG